In one window of Eggerthella guodeyinii DNA:
- a CDS encoding FAD-dependent oxidoreductase: MDKAHASNQHDQHQHHLSRRGFFKAAATATVATAAGGALAACSPTAPAADGNASDKAKAAFEAAAAPIEPVEAPASWDVEADVIVVGSGGGGMTGSVRLADAGMSVIMLEKNEKTGGTTSYGGMFVNLGGHRMANEVEWAYPTYPYDPNAVVTYINDLQQMTVDPELLYAMAVEGPQCIDWMADAMDVPWAPSSKGPSGMKSLYWDGQITAKNSIEINHYPFEIMTETAKAHGVDIRTNTEALALVMDGGTVVGIKAKTPDGEKFFHGKKAVLLTAGGFEMNRAMLAKYTPTCLRGIVNVATPPYNDGACIRMGLGAGADLSGYDSVACFDGSVEWEPYDEFATAMNAHVNKDGNQAVRQPWLLINRTGQRVPFLSTAGSSYPFLNTDPNTLVTALTDQGAVEMSQPGGRTYVCFDSKFEQLVGDNFFKQSVCRVGKVIPDDDPLVDRVPEWQRDWRNAFQIMVDAGTVKECDTIEELEQELGLREGVLVKAVEDWNKACEAGEDSVPTYKYDPEWLIPIGDPPYYGAKIGGNLFATKCGLRINPQMQVIDLEGAVIEGLYAGWHTAGGSNGENNIAGKPFNGLFGDVGLSFVGGYMAAGAIIDAQA; encoded by the coding sequence ATGGACAAAGCGCACGCATCCAACCAGCACGACCAGCACCAGCACCACCTCAGCAGGCGCGGCTTCTTCAAGGCGGCCGCCACGGCAACCGTCGCCACGGCGGCGGGCGGGGCGCTCGCCGCGTGCTCGCCGACGGCGCCCGCCGCAGACGGCAACGCAAGCGACAAGGCGAAAGCCGCGTTCGAGGCGGCCGCGGCCCCCATCGAGCCCGTCGAGGCGCCCGCATCGTGGGACGTCGAGGCCGACGTCATCGTGGTGGGGTCGGGCGGCGGCGGCATGACCGGCTCGGTGCGCCTCGCCGACGCGGGCATGAGCGTCATCATGCTGGAGAAGAACGAGAAGACGGGCGGCACCACGTCGTACGGCGGCATGTTCGTGAACCTCGGCGGCCACCGCATGGCGAACGAGGTCGAATGGGCCTATCCCACCTACCCGTACGACCCGAACGCCGTGGTCACCTACATCAACGACCTGCAGCAGATGACCGTCGATCCCGAGCTGCTGTACGCCATGGCCGTTGAGGGGCCGCAGTGCATCGACTGGATGGCCGACGCGATGGACGTGCCCTGGGCCCCGTCGAGCAAGGGGCCGTCGGGCATGAAGAGCCTGTACTGGGACGGTCAGATCACCGCGAAGAACTCCATCGAGATCAACCACTACCCCTTCGAGATCATGACCGAAACGGCCAAAGCTCACGGCGTGGACATCCGCACGAACACCGAAGCCCTCGCGCTCGTGATGGACGGCGGCACCGTGGTGGGCATCAAGGCGAAGACGCCCGACGGCGAGAAGTTCTTCCACGGCAAGAAAGCCGTGCTGCTCACCGCCGGCGGCTTCGAGATGAACCGCGCGATGCTGGCCAAGTACACGCCCACCTGCCTGCGCGGCATCGTCAACGTGGCCACGCCGCCCTACAACGACGGCGCGTGCATCCGCATGGGCCTCGGCGCAGGTGCCGACCTGTCGGGCTACGACTCGGTGGCCTGCTTCGACGGCAGCGTGGAGTGGGAGCCCTACGACGAGTTCGCGACCGCCATGAACGCGCACGTCAACAAGGACGGCAACCAGGCGGTGCGCCAGCCGTGGCTGCTCATCAACCGCACGGGGCAGCGCGTGCCGTTCCTCAGCACGGCCGGTTCGTCCTACCCGTTCCTCAACACCGATCCCAACACCCTGGTCACGGCGCTCACCGACCAAGGCGCCGTGGAGATGAGCCAGCCGGGCGGGCGCACGTACGTGTGCTTCGACTCGAAGTTCGAGCAGCTCGTCGGCGACAACTTCTTCAAGCAGTCCGTGTGCCGCGTGGGCAAGGTCATCCCCGACGACGACCCGCTCGTCGACCGCGTGCCCGAGTGGCAGCGCGACTGGCGCAACGCGTTCCAGATCATGGTGGACGCGGGCACCGTCAAGGAATGCGACACCATCGAAGAGCTGGAACAGGAGCTCGGGTTGCGCGAGGGCGTGCTCGTGAAAGCCGTCGAAGACTGGAACAAGGCGTGCGAGGCGGGCGAGGACAGCGTTCCCACGTACAAGTACGATCCCGAGTGGCTCATCCCCATCGGCGACCCGCCGTATTACGGCGCGAAGATCGGCGGCAACCTGTTCGCCACGAAGTGCGGCCTGCGCATCAACCCGCAGATGCAGGTCATCGACTTGGAAGGCGCCGTCATCGAGGGGCTGTACGCCGGATGGCACACCGCCGGCGGATCGAACGGCGAGAACAACATCGCCGGCAAGCCGTTCAACGGCCTGTTCGGCGACGTGGGGCTCTCGTTCGTGGGCGGCTACATGGCCGCAGGCGCCATCATCGACGCCCAGGCCTAG
- a CDS encoding LysR family transcriptional regulator: METAYLHEYVVFSRSLNYAQAASELFVSQPALRAHIHALEDEVGAPLTVKRQGALELSPTGKLFLKKARAIVKLTDESVEECRAFSAASSSLVVGTLDYPPFEEVLLRALAAFRQERPDQHVEILFASGTYANVESVAGGKVDVSIFAHVRPLCDRAPGPIDVGERIASFFLATGECCFWMNRSCPLFEKERIAASDLDGYTLLLGNSSNLMDAGGTVADYFSAAGVRIEPDNQPCGNYLDLYLSGVGETFGIALAGSRSGLRTSPDIRIFSVEDFAIPCDLHVLYDEQRLDSCGREFLDGLRALAAEGVG; encoded by the coding sequence TTGGAGACCGCATACTTGCATGAATACGTGGTGTTCTCGCGTTCGCTCAACTACGCGCAGGCTGCTTCCGAGCTGTTCGTGTCGCAGCCGGCGTTGCGCGCTCACATCCACGCGCTCGAGGACGAGGTGGGGGCGCCGCTCACGGTGAAGCGCCAGGGCGCGCTCGAGCTTTCGCCCACGGGCAAGCTGTTCTTGAAGAAGGCGCGCGCCATCGTGAAGCTCACGGACGAGAGCGTCGAGGAGTGCCGCGCGTTCTCGGCCGCCTCGTCGTCGCTCGTGGTGGGCACGCTGGACTATCCGCCGTTCGAGGAGGTACTGCTGCGCGCGCTCGCCGCGTTTCGGCAGGAGCGTCCCGACCAGCACGTCGAGATCCTGTTCGCATCGGGAACATACGCGAACGTGGAGTCGGTGGCCGGCGGCAAGGTCGACGTTTCTATATTCGCGCACGTCAGGCCGCTCTGCGACCGCGCTCCCGGCCCGATCGACGTGGGCGAGCGCATAGCCTCGTTCTTCCTGGCCACGGGCGAATGCTGCTTCTGGATGAACCGATCGTGCCCCCTGTTCGAGAAGGAGCGCATCGCGGCGAGCGACCTGGACGGGTACACGCTGTTGCTGGGGAACTCCAGCAACTTGATGGACGCGGGCGGAACGGTCGCGGACTACTTCTCCGCCGCGGGCGTGCGCATAGAGCCCGACAACCAGCCCTGCGGTAACTACCTCGATCTGTACCTCTCGGGGGTGGGAGAGACGTTCGGCATCGCGCTGGCCGGGTCGCGCTCCGGTTTGCGGACGAGCCCGGATATCAGGATATTCTCGGTGGAGGACTTCGCCATCCCTTGCGACCTGCACGTGCTGTACGACGAGCAGCGCCTCGATTCCTGCGGTCGCGAATTCTTGGACGGGCTGCGCGCTCTCGCCGCGGAAGGCGTCGGCTGA
- a CDS encoding cation:proton antiporter, which produces MELLELSLLMLAAVLLSSVIDQLVPKASSPLIQIGLGLIIALVMGTQINIDFDPNLFLVLFIAPLLYDEAKHLDKKALWENRRPVLSLAVGLVIASALIVGFAVNWLIPSISLAAAFALGAALGPTDAVSVASLSKQVKIPARSRNILESESIINDASGIVSFQFAIAAAVTSTFSLVGATANFFFAFVGGMLVGVGLGYLGNFIVRRVRSWGLENSTFHVLFEVFVPFIVYLVANGLGTSGIIAVVAAGLLNVVSPRTIGPAVSRMNIVSTSVWRVLSFALNGIVFVLLGTQLPRAMQRTWANVTIDNGVLIGYILGITLLMLAVRFLWVLIMDRLHRQRSGRMTMDELRSTAIMTLAGPKGTITLAVVFTIPFTIPQRELLLFLACGVIVVTMLLATFAVPLIAPKKESVEEGRFDEEQANIEILRSVIEELAARQTSENRAATQTVIHAYNERIARLKNETKLPDDPIMPLRLRANRWERDFVLDLLEREEVDQLVGYRHVKRLSRTENLLKHHADRVSFQIAYLRVRTLVHAGWHRLVEALPGDDLAERAQAERDLRLRSNGHVIEKLQAELASPTSDESTENVSALLLEYQRLVQTTRAANPSITALTTTADKAVELQLQGLRLELEAIQSRYEDGLLPRASYKRLRENVALMQIDLEDNV; this is translated from the coding sequence GTGGAGCTCCTTGAACTCTCTCTGCTGATGCTGGCCGCCGTGCTACTCTCGTCCGTTATCGACCAGCTGGTTCCCAAAGCGTCGTCGCCGCTCATCCAAATCGGTTTGGGCCTGATCATCGCCTTGGTGATGGGCACCCAGATCAACATCGACTTCGACCCGAACCTGTTTCTGGTGCTGTTCATCGCCCCGCTTCTGTACGACGAAGCCAAGCACCTCGACAAGAAGGCACTCTGGGAGAACAGGCGCCCCGTGCTGTCGCTGGCCGTCGGGCTGGTCATCGCGTCGGCGCTCATCGTCGGTTTCGCCGTCAACTGGCTGATCCCGTCCATCTCGCTGGCCGCCGCGTTCGCCCTGGGCGCCGCGCTCGGCCCCACCGACGCCGTGTCGGTGGCCTCGCTGTCCAAGCAGGTGAAGATTCCCGCGCGCTCCCGCAACATCCTGGAAAGCGAATCCATCATCAACGACGCCTCGGGCATCGTGTCGTTCCAGTTCGCCATCGCCGCCGCGGTGACCAGCACGTTCTCGCTCGTCGGCGCAACCGCCAACTTCTTCTTCGCCTTCGTGGGCGGCATGCTCGTGGGCGTGGGGCTGGGCTATCTGGGCAATTTCATCGTGCGCCGCGTGCGTTCGTGGGGGCTCGAGAACTCCACGTTCCACGTGCTGTTCGAGGTGTTCGTGCCGTTCATCGTCTACCTGGTGGCCAACGGGCTGGGCACGAGCGGCATCATCGCCGTCGTTGCCGCGGGCCTGCTCAACGTCGTGTCGCCGCGCACCATCGGGCCCGCCGTCTCGCGCATGAACATCGTATCGACCAGCGTATGGCGCGTGCTGTCGTTCGCCCTCAACGGCATCGTGTTCGTGCTCCTCGGCACGCAGCTGCCCCGCGCCATGCAGCGCACCTGGGCCAACGTCACCATCGACAACGGCGTGCTCATCGGCTACATCCTGGGCATCACGCTGCTGATGCTGGCCGTCAGGTTCTTGTGGGTGCTGATCATGGACCGGCTCCACCGGCAACGCTCAGGACGCATGACGATGGACGAGCTCCGCTCCACCGCCATCATGACGCTCGCCGGCCCGAAGGGCACCATCACGCTGGCCGTCGTGTTCACCATCCCGTTCACCATACCCCAGCGCGAGCTGCTGCTGTTCCTGGCGTGCGGCGTCATCGTGGTCACCATGCTGCTGGCGACGTTCGCGGTGCCGCTGATCGCCCCGAAGAAGGAGTCCGTCGAGGAGGGCCGCTTCGACGAGGAGCAGGCCAACATCGAGATACTCCGGTCGGTCATCGAAGAGCTGGCCGCCCGCCAGACCAGCGAGAATCGCGCCGCCACGCAAACGGTCATCCACGCCTACAACGAGCGCATCGCCCGCTTGAAGAACGAGACGAAGCTGCCCGACGACCCCATCATGCCGCTGCGTCTGCGCGCGAACCGATGGGAGCGCGATTTCGTGCTCGACCTGCTGGAACGCGAGGAAGTGGACCAGCTGGTGGGCTACCGTCACGTCAAGCGCCTCTCGCGCACCGAGAACCTGCTGAAGCACCACGCCGATCGCGTGTCGTTCCAGATCGCCTACCTGCGCGTGCGCACGCTGGTGCACGCGGGCTGGCACCGCCTGGTCGAGGCGCTGCCCGGCGACGACCTCGCCGAGCGCGCGCAAGCCGAGCGCGACCTTCGCCTGCGCAGCAACGGGCACGTCATCGAGAAGCTGCAGGCCGAGCTCGCCTCGCCCACGTCGGACGAGTCCACCGAAAACGTGAGCGCGCTGCTGCTGGAGTACCAGCGCCTCGTGCAGACCACGCGCGCCGCGAACCCCTCCATCACCGCGCTCACCACCACCGCGGACAAGGCCGTGGAACTCCAGCTCCAGGGCTTGCGGCTGGAACTGGAGGCCATCCAGTCGCGCTACGAGGACGGGCTGCTGCCCCGCGCCTCGTACAAGCGGCTGCGCGAGAACGTGGCGCTCATGCAGATCGACCTGGAGGACAACGTGTAG
- a CDS encoding DUF1648 domain-containing protein — MEGFDPTVIMLVTALLVPIVGAFMAVTPYLMRRGEVFTVTVPTAEQNDPYVKGLKRRYAVIVGAATVAFTLVGFACAAAGNVSGVMVVLIVGSLALTAGGYGLMLAYRAKMTAYKNERGWEADVQESVAVVGEQPVPHAISVKWNLLYLPIMAVTFAVGAIGYAHMPDQIPMHMDFDGTVNRYADKTPLVLWMPVLIQAFMGLCFAFSHWTIARSKKWAEPGAPATSALAYGLFARAQSIYLVVGGVVIAIAMIAMPLSFMNLINLGQAAIFVMIAAIVLCVGGMAVSLVYGQAGSRVFKRMQTSDQLLVDDDRYWKFGVFYFNPDDASLFLPERFGVGWTLNWARPAVWAIVVGGLAITVAFVVAVMVLF; from the coding sequence GTGGAAGGGTTCGACCCGACGGTTATCATGCTGGTCACGGCGCTGCTCGTGCCCATCGTCGGCGCGTTCATGGCCGTCACCCCGTACCTCATGCGCCGCGGCGAGGTGTTCACGGTCACCGTTCCCACGGCCGAGCAGAACGACCCGTACGTCAAAGGGCTCAAGCGCCGGTACGCCGTCATCGTCGGCGCGGCCACGGTCGCGTTCACCCTCGTCGGGTTCGCCTGCGCGGCCGCGGGCAACGTGAGCGGCGTGATGGTGGTGCTGATCGTCGGATCGCTCGCGCTGACCGCGGGCGGCTACGGGCTCATGCTGGCGTACCGGGCGAAGATGACCGCGTACAAGAACGAGCGCGGCTGGGAGGCCGACGTGCAGGAGTCCGTCGCGGTGGTGGGCGAGCAGCCCGTGCCGCACGCCATCTCGGTGAAGTGGAACCTGCTGTACCTGCCCATCATGGCGGTCACGTTCGCGGTGGGCGCGATCGGTTACGCGCACATGCCCGACCAGATCCCCATGCACATGGACTTCGACGGCACGGTGAACCGCTACGCCGACAAGACCCCGCTCGTCCTGTGGATGCCCGTGCTCATCCAGGCGTTCATGGGCCTGTGCTTCGCGTTCTCCCACTGGACCATCGCGCGCTCGAAGAAGTGGGCCGAGCCCGGTGCGCCGGCCACGTCGGCGCTGGCGTACGGCCTGTTCGCCCGCGCGCAGAGCATCTACCTCGTGGTGGGCGGCGTGGTGATCGCCATCGCGATGATCGCCATGCCGCTGTCGTTCATGAACCTGATCAACCTGGGGCAGGCGGCCATCTTCGTCATGATTGCCGCGATCGTGCTGTGCGTCGGCGGCATGGCGGTGAGCCTCGTGTACGGGCAGGCCGGCTCGCGCGTGTTCAAGCGCATGCAGACGTCCGACCAGCTGCTGGTGGACGACGATCGGTATTGGAAGTTCGGCGTGTTCTACTTCAACCCCGACGACGCCAGCCTGTTTTTGCCCGAACGCTTCGGCGTGGGCTGGACGCTCAACTGGGCGCGCCCCGCCGTGTGGGCCATCGTCGTCGGCGGCCTCGCGATAACGGTCGCGTTCGTCGTGGCGGTGATGGTGCTGTTCTAG
- a CDS encoding GntR family transcriptional regulator has protein sequence MIIRIDQKSEEPLYLQLRGQIIAAIATGELEPGAALPSVRALASDLGINLHTVNKAYAVLRDEGYVLMRGRSGAYIADPCEDDRADRAQIELAKMEDGLFELALAHRARGGSWGEFLECAQRQAARAYGAGERSDAPDARAADDARDADGESAVSCEPALGGGAW, from the coding sequence ATGATCATCCGCATAGATCAGAAGTCGGAAGAGCCGCTGTACCTGCAACTGCGCGGTCAGATCATCGCGGCCATCGCCACGGGCGAGCTGGAGCCCGGCGCGGCGCTGCCGTCCGTGCGCGCCCTGGCCAGCGACTTGGGCATCAACCTGCACACGGTGAACAAGGCGTACGCCGTGCTGCGCGACGAGGGGTACGTGCTCATGCGCGGCCGCTCGGGCGCCTACATCGCCGACCCGTGCGAGGACGATCGCGCCGATCGCGCCCAAATCGAGCTGGCGAAGATGGAGGACGGCCTGTTCGAGCTGGCGCTGGCGCATCGCGCGCGCGGCGGCTCGTGGGGCGAGTTCCTGGAATGCGCGCAGCGCCAGGCCGCGCGCGCCTACGGGGCGGGCGAGCGGTCCGACGCGCCGGATGCGCGTGCGGCGGACGATGCGCGCGACGCGGACGGCGAGAGCGCCGTGTCGTGCGAGCCGGCGCTCGGGGGAGGTGCGTGGTAG
- a CDS encoding DUF1648 domain-containing protein gives MDGYGEKTTRRNGGKVLEGRAGLAVAVALGATTLVLAVLQWFLLPDQVVTHFGVTGEVNGWSPKWFPVLLSTGLGLFGSVWLGLSREKTGLLLAGIGVAVGIIDLVVNVFVF, from the coding sequence ATGGATGGCTACGGCGAGAAAACGACGCGGCGCAACGGCGGCAAGGTGCTGGAGGGCCGTGCGGGGTTGGCGGTGGCCGTGGCGCTTGGCGCGACGACGCTGGTGTTGGCGGTGCTGCAGTGGTTCTTGCTGCCCGACCAGGTGGTGACGCACTTCGGCGTGACGGGCGAGGTCAACGGCTGGTCGCCGAAATGGTTTCCCGTGCTGCTGTCGACGGGGCTCGGGTTGTTCGGCTCGGTATGGCTGGGCTTGTCGCGCGAGAAGACGGGGCTGCTGCTGGCCGGCATCGGCGTGGCGGTGGGCATCATCGACCTCGTCGTGAACGTGTTCGTGTTCTAA
- a CDS encoding ABC transporter ATP-binding protein, which produces MNAAVPVLAVKDVVKTFGAKRAVDNVTLEAMPGDIFGFVGHNGAGKTTLIRAIVGVTGFDEGDIRIAGQSVKSDALACKRVTAYVPDNPDIYEFLTGIQYLNYISDIFEVPVDVRERRIKEHADRLSLTSALGDLVSSYSHGMRQKLVLIGALVHEPTLLVLDEPFVGLDPEASFHVKEMLRELADRGSAVFFSSHVLEVVEKLCNKVAIIKQGSLRAYGPTAEVVGDESLEDVFLDMIDRNAQG; this is translated from the coding sequence ATGAACGCAGCGGTTCCGGTTTTGGCAGTGAAGGATGTGGTGAAGACGTTCGGTGCGAAGCGTGCCGTGGACAACGTGACGCTCGAGGCCATGCCGGGGGATATATTCGGGTTCGTCGGCCACAACGGCGCTGGCAAAACCACGCTCATCCGCGCCATCGTGGGCGTGACGGGCTTCGACGAGGGCGACATTCGCATCGCGGGCCAGTCGGTGAAGAGCGACGCGCTCGCGTGCAAGCGCGTGACGGCCTACGTGCCCGACAACCCCGACATCTACGAGTTCCTCACGGGCATCCAGTACCTCAACTACATCTCGGATATCTTCGAAGTGCCTGTCGACGTGCGGGAACGCCGCATCAAGGAGCATGCGGACCGGCTGAGCCTCACCTCGGCGCTGGGCGATCTCGTGTCCTCGTATTCCCACGGCATGCGCCAGAAGCTCGTGCTCATCGGCGCGCTCGTGCACGAGCCGACGCTGCTCGTGCTGGACGAGCCGTTCGTCGGCCTCGATCCCGAGGCGTCCTTCCATGTGAAGGAGATGCTGCGCGAGCTGGCCGATCGCGGGTCGGCCGTGTTCTTCTCGAGCCATGTGCTGGAAGTGGTGGAGAAGCTGTGCAACAAGGTGGCCATCATCAAGCAGGGCTCGCTGCGCGCCTACGGTCCGACGGCCGAAGTCGTCGGCGACGAGAGCCTGGAGGACGTGTTCCTCGACATGATCGACCGGAATGCGCAAGGGTAG
- a CDS encoding CPBP family intramembrane glutamic endopeptidase has protein sequence MLTVIGTAAYYLLFPQDFDPAMSTMTATVQQANAASGAELPDDAVMMMLLAQLPFAIFLGPALNIFTTFGEEWGWRGYLVPKMATHMRIVPTLLVTGVIWGLWHAPLTIIGHNYGVGYPGWPFAGIAAMCVFCIVLGIFFTYVTVRTGSCLAAAVGHGAVNAFVSAGIMFSVTGGNPFVGPMPVGIVGGSAFIVAAAFMLWDLHRREKAGTLDMPQAGLPDDVTKADLARTAAANPPAPTA, from the coding sequence GTGCTCACCGTGATCGGCACCGCCGCGTACTACCTCCTGTTCCCGCAGGATTTCGACCCTGCCATGTCCACCATGACGGCCACGGTGCAGCAGGCCAACGCCGCCAGCGGTGCCGAGCTGCCAGACGACGCCGTCATGATGATGCTGCTCGCCCAGCTGCCCTTCGCCATCTTCTTGGGACCCGCGCTCAACATCTTCACGACGTTCGGCGAGGAGTGGGGATGGCGCGGCTACCTGGTGCCGAAGATGGCCACGCATATGCGCATCGTGCCGACGCTGCTGGTCACCGGCGTGATCTGGGGCCTGTGGCACGCGCCGCTCACCATCATCGGGCACAACTACGGCGTAGGGTACCCGGGTTGGCCGTTCGCCGGCATCGCCGCCATGTGCGTGTTCTGCATCGTGCTGGGCATCTTCTTCACCTACGTCACCGTACGCACGGGAAGCTGCCTCGCCGCGGCCGTGGGGCATGGCGCCGTGAACGCGTTCGTCAGCGCGGGCATCATGTTCTCGGTCACGGGCGGCAACCCGTTCGTGGGCCCCATGCCCGTGGGTATCGTCGGCGGCAGCGCCTTCATCGTGGCAGCCGCTTTCATGCTGTGGGACCTGCACCGTCGCGAGAAAGCCGGCACGCTCGACATGCCGCAGGCGGGTCTGCCCGACGACGTCACGAAAGCCGACCTCGCCCGCACGGCCGCCGCGAACCCGCCTGCCCCTACTGCTTGA
- a CDS encoding MFS transporter, which produces MIASARSRLSKPPAYRWWILVANMLAYGQFFLTVQVVNAFSSTVQDQWHLATADLALLTTVTLAGYALASAAGGKLQALFGARRTVVGGIVVNVLLAALFPTVVGASYEGMMALRFLQGVAGGCIASSVVSSTTLWFPVRQRGIAEGLLMGVLGFGFALASFFAPPLLSTGMSWQFAAAVLVVAPGAIIAIVYATTVRDLGAVYPGTDAVADLLPPDEATAPEETPAARPDTMAQARKQPRFWAAIVVGFVNGWLTYGFATLLPPLLTGNLGFSGDAVASITSATFVITLIASPLGGILSDRVFGGRRWPVLLVGNAVSVVALVAVPFVPHGLVTAVLVIAYASVSLCCGTFWTLPSELVRPSIAAQSTGFITAVANIGSLLTGFALGALIDASASALPALYLCAALAAVSAVACPVIKQ; this is translated from the coding sequence ATGATCGCATCCGCCCGTTCCCGTCTGAGCAAGCCGCCCGCGTACCGGTGGTGGATTCTCGTTGCCAACATGCTGGCGTACGGCCAGTTCTTCCTCACCGTGCAGGTGGTGAACGCGTTCTCGTCCACCGTGCAGGACCAGTGGCACCTGGCCACGGCCGATCTGGCGCTGCTGACCACGGTGACGCTGGCGGGCTACGCGCTGGCCAGCGCGGCGGGCGGCAAGCTGCAGGCGCTGTTCGGCGCGCGGCGCACCGTGGTGGGCGGCATCGTGGTGAACGTGCTGCTGGCGGCGCTGTTCCCCACGGTGGTGGGCGCCAGCTACGAGGGCATGATGGCGCTGCGCTTCCTCCAGGGCGTCGCCGGCGGCTGCATCGCCAGCTCGGTGGTGTCGTCAACCACGCTGTGGTTCCCCGTGCGGCAGCGCGGGATAGCGGAAGGCCTGCTCATGGGCGTGCTGGGCTTCGGCTTCGCGCTGGCGTCGTTCTTCGCGCCGCCGCTGTTGAGCACGGGGATGTCGTGGCAGTTCGCGGCTGCCGTGCTGGTGGTCGCGCCGGGCGCGATCATCGCCATCGTGTACGCGACGACGGTGCGCGACCTGGGCGCGGTGTACCCCGGCACCGATGCGGTGGCCGACCTGCTGCCGCCGGACGAGGCGACCGCACCTGAGGAAACGCCTGCCGCTCGCCCCGACACCATGGCGCAGGCGCGCAAGCAGCCGCGGTTCTGGGCCGCCATCGTCGTGGGGTTCGTGAACGGGTGGCTGACCTACGGGTTCGCCACGCTGCTGCCCCCGCTGCTCACCGGCAACCTGGGGTTCTCGGGCGACGCCGTGGCAAGTATCACGTCGGCCACGTTCGTCATCACGCTCATCGCGTCGCCTCTGGGCGGCATCCTGTCCGACCGTGTGTTCGGCGGGAGGCGCTGGCCCGTGCTGCTCGTGGGCAACGCCGTGTCGGTGGTGGCGCTCGTGGCGGTGCCGTTCGTGCCGCATGGCCTGGTCACCGCCGTGCTGGTGATCGCCTACGCGTCGGTGTCGCTGTGCTGCGGCACGTTCTGGACGCTGCCCAGCGAGCTGGTGCGCCCGTCGATCGCCGCGCAATCGACGGGCTTCATCACGGCGGTCGCCAACATCGGCAGCCTGCTGACGGGTTTCGCGCTGGGGGCGCTCATCGACGCATCGGCCTCGGCACTGCCCGCCCTCTACCTGTGCGCGGCGCTGGCCGCCGTCAGCGCCGTCGCCTGCCCGGTGATCAAGCAGTAG